A stretch of DNA from Ranitomeya variabilis isolate aRanVar5 chromosome 1, aRanVar5.hap1, whole genome shotgun sequence:
ATCCGCTTCAGGTTCTCCCTGGTGGCTGATGTGTGAAACGGCTGTGGGACTTTCGGACTGGAAGCAGAGTGGGCGACTTGCTAGGTGGTCCTGCCAGTTCAGGAGTGTGAGATAGATGGCTGTGAGTTCCAAGATGTTGATGGAAAGTGAGGATACCGGAGCTTTCCATCAGTCTTGGACTGTGAACTGGTAAATCACCAGCAGGCTGGCGTCCATCGTCACAATCTGCCAGTGTAACGGAAGAAATTATCTTATGCGGCCAATGAGGGAAAAGAGACAAAACCAGGCAATGGTCTGTCTTACAGCGGAAGGATGGGACGAACCAAGGAGGAGATCTCCTTGTCCCAAAGCAACAGAAGTGCAAGTTGAAGGTGGCAAGGAAACTTTTTCCTCGGGAAGAAAGACTCTGGCGCTTGCTGTATCGAAAAGCATGCCCAGGAAAAATAGGCGTTGGGCCAGAATCAGAGACGACTTCACCCTGTTGATGAGCCAGCCCAGGGGAGAAAGTATGTAGAGGGTAAGCTGAAGACTCTCGCAGCAGTCCCAGTAGGGCAGAGCTTTGATCATAAGGTTGTCTAGGTAGGGAATGACCTAGAATAATAGAAtgttaagagttggaagggacctcaagggtcatcatgtccaagccCCCACTCAatgcagtgcaggattcactaaaccatctcagacagatgtctgtccagcctgtttgaagacttctgtaatgaatggaaacggaggcacagatgtagaagttcacattcataTTTATTGAAGttaaatgtggaaccactagaccacggtccggggggctctgaagggggcgttactgcgtgagccccagacacccgtagtaagtcccctcgaacagggacagaatggtatgcccggaggacacgggtgctaccttcagttagaccccgtactcgtggcggctgtcccagcggaacagataGACCAGCAGGGTTAGTGGATGCTGCAGAGCTGACCGGAAGATACCGGGTGTTTGAGTAGAAGCTGGTACCGGGAGTACTGGCATAGACTGGAAGAGTGGCAGGCAGACTGGCGGGACTAGATGGGTCCAGCGTAGATAGTGCggatgcagtccagaataaccgggtaaCAGATAGCAGCGGATCTGTGGAAACAGAGAGTGTAAGCGGAGTACTTGGCAGATCCTTCAGACACAGAAGCACGCATAAACAGGAACCGGAAGTAGCAACAGtgaatacttgttgctccggcgccctccctatggtggaggagctagaaatagtaaccagccacacgctattggttagagacaacttttggaaaatgcacactgtctctttaagagaccgggagcgagcgagcgcgcgtgcgacctaggaaccctgcctgggaacctgctggccgcacgccaggaagcaggagaggaaggaggggcagGGGCTGTATTCAGACaacgtggagccggcacagagcgggagtccggaCGGAGACCCCTTGGAGGTACAGGAAACGGACCGGGTGTAACAACTTCCATTGAAAAAgatctcaccacctctcgtggcagcctgttccactcattgatcatcctcactgtcaaatagttttttctaatatctaatctgtatattatccctttcaatttcattccaCTGCTTCTCatgttttcatgtgcaaatgagaataaggacgatcactctacattgtgacatcccttcagatatttgtaggcagCTCTTTAACTTCTT
This window harbors:
- the FAM216A gene encoding protein FAM216A isoform X1, coding for MEGHAACKAPASKEKEMPPDVKQDQKKVTVRTMGFSHKDLEEGTHANMNSKEPQKGCRLQSVPLRQQVKTVKIPRTMKNEAYLKHTDLTLGQKRYLCSIAKIYSTSNMRALTEKHLRSQIRCDPLLSVTRLFWTASALSTLDPSSPASLPATLPVYASTPGTSFYSNTRYLPVSSAASTNPAGLSVPLGQPPRVRGLTEGSTRVLRAYHSVPVRGDLLRVSGAHAVTPPSEPPGPWSSGSTFNFNKYECELLHLCLRFHSLQKSSNRLDRHLSEMV
- the FAM216A gene encoding protein FAM216A isoform X2; this encodes MKNEAYLKHTDLTLGQKRYLCSIAKIYSTSNMRALTEKHLRSQIRCDPLLSVTRLFWTASALSTLDPSSPASLPATLPVYASTPGTSFYSNTRYLPVSSAASTNPAGLSVPLGQPPRVRGLTEGSTRVLRAYHSVPVRGDLLRVSGAHAVTPPSEPPGPWSSGSTFNFNKYECELLHLCLRFHSLQKSSNRLDRHLSEMV